A region of Asticcacaulis excentricus DNA encodes the following proteins:
- a CDS encoding methyl-accepting chemotaxis protein — protein MLNNLSMQIKVIVLLALIAIVGVGAVLYTDASLGGNIDKYDEALTGPAPGTVALARSGRHAAWTSRSILKAVIASDADKLEKAQHDIEDGKTKFNAEMDKAEKFLPSKVSEFKPLREKYNTVMSTACAEVVSLAQAGQKDAAIASMDNGCGPELLEVMTGVAGIVDRTIEENNALAASLQKSADDAVRNANIIGLIGLLVAGSFAVWLTRSGISAPVVRLDGLMGQMAKGKLDVVIPGQERRDEIGSMSRTAEAFRQGLMEAETLRASAEQQKAIAEAERRTAMLKLADDFEKSVGGIVSLVSSAATEMQAAAAQLSATAQEASAQSVAVSAAAEEAGANVTSVAASTEELGASVGEIGRQVETSSSVAANAVREAEEAQIVVSELNETAASIGGVVDLIAGLANQTNLLALNATIESARAGEAGKGFAVVAAEVKALASQTAKATTDISEKIAKIQDATNRAATTMRNIAGTIQSLNHSSTAIASAVEQQSAATQEIIQAVNQASVGTQEVTSNMSGVAQAAEQTGEAAVQVQSSSAELATQAERLHHEMDKFLQTVRAA, from the coding sequence ATGCTGAACAACTTATCCATGCAAATCAAGGTGATAGTGCTTCTGGCACTGATCGCCATCGTCGGTGTAGGGGCTGTGCTCTACACCGACGCCTCGCTGGGGGGCAATATTGACAAATACGACGAAGCCCTGACCGGGCCGGCGCCGGGTACGGTGGCGCTGGCGCGCTCCGGCCGTCACGCGGCGTGGACCTCGCGCTCGATCCTCAAGGCCGTTATCGCCTCTGACGCAGATAAATTGGAAAAGGCCCAGCACGATATCGAAGACGGTAAGACCAAGTTCAACGCCGAAATGGACAAGGCCGAAAAGTTCCTGCCCAGCAAGGTCTCCGAGTTCAAACCCCTGCGCGAAAAATACAATACGGTGATGAGCACGGCCTGCGCCGAGGTGGTCAGCCTGGCGCAAGCCGGTCAGAAAGACGCCGCGATCGCCTCTATGGATAATGGCTGTGGCCCTGAACTGCTGGAGGTCATGACCGGCGTTGCCGGAATCGTGGACCGCACGATTGAAGAGAATAACGCTCTGGCGGCCAGCCTTCAGAAAAGCGCCGATGATGCCGTGCGCAATGCCAATATCATCGGTCTTATCGGCCTGCTGGTGGCCGGCAGCTTCGCCGTATGGCTGACGCGCAGCGGCATTTCGGCCCCTGTGGTTCGCCTCGATGGCCTGATGGGGCAGATGGCCAAGGGCAAGCTCGACGTCGTTATCCCCGGACAGGAGCGTCGCGACGAGATCGGCTCGATGTCGCGCACCGCCGAAGCCTTCCGTCAGGGCCTGATGGAGGCTGAAACTCTGCGCGCCTCCGCCGAACAGCAAAAGGCCATAGCCGAGGCCGAACGCCGCACGGCCATGCTCAAGCTGGCTGATGATTTCGAAAAGTCGGTGGGCGGTATCGTGTCGCTGGTGTCCTCTGCGGCCACCGAGATGCAGGCCGCTGCCGCGCAACTGAGCGCCACGGCGCAGGAGGCTTCGGCGCAGTCGGTCGCCGTATCTGCCGCCGCTGAGGAGGCCGGGGCCAATGTGACCTCGGTGGCCGCTTCTACGGAGGAACTGGGGGCTTCGGTTGGTGAAATCGGCCGTCAGGTCGAAACCTCATCCTCGGTCGCTGCCAATGCTGTGCGGGAAGCCGAAGAAGCGCAGATCGTGGTCAGCGAACTGAACGAAACCGCTGCCTCTATCGGGGGCGTGGTCGATCTGATCGCCGGTCTGGCCAACCAGACCAACCTGCTGGCGCTCAACGCTACAATCGAGTCGGCCCGCGCCGGTGAAGCGGGTAAGGGCTTTGCGGTAGTGGCTGCTGAGGTTAAGGCGCTGGCCTCGCAAACCGCCAAGGCCACGACCGACATCTCCGAAAAGATCGCCAAGATTCAGGACGCCACCAACCGGGCGGCGACGACCATGCGCAACATCGCCGGGACGATCCAGAGCCTCAACCATTCCAGCACGGCCATCGCTTCGGCGGTCGAGCAACAGAGTGCGGCGACGCAGGAGATCATTCAGGCGGTTAATCAGGCCTCGGTCGGCACGCAGGAGGTCACCTCCAACATGTCCGGCGTCGCACAGGCTGCGGAACAGACCGGTGAGGCCGCCGTGCAGGTACAAAGCTCGTCCGCTGAACTGGCCACCCAGGCTGAACGCCTGCATCACGAGATGGACAAGTTCCTGCAAACGGTCCGCGCGGCCTGA
- a CDS encoding MFS transporter — protein MSVTKPQPPRPEPSVSGPDAETATPPDTKGGKPTLRRAIMDNGALSVMFAVVFINLVGFGLLVPLMPFFAQTLNAGPWQVTLMFAAYSLGQFFAEPLWGSLSDKWGRKPVLLITTASNILFYVLLAFAPNVWWAIAIRFLNGIGSGNVSCIQSYVSDMSEPHQRAGRMSLIGAAFSLGFVIGPVMGGFLAHEEAGAAGFRLPLFLAAGLSAVATLGILFYVRESRVRTHAAPQNFRATFAEARRHPIISRLILSTLFYMAALAGLEATFGLWAKARYDWGPREVSLVFLFIGVTAALMQMVFTRPLVRRYGEARILVLGLTVFGMGFFLQGINQVPWLVTPLVMLAALGQAVIFASISAIISKSTATDRQGAMLGLNQSTGAIARIAGPVVAGFLFSQMGADGPLWFCALMCFTAALLALRVSQVERRLNAG, from the coding sequence ATGTCAGTGACGAAGCCCCAGCCGCCCCGACCGGAACCGTCCGTCTCAGGGCCCGACGCCGAGACCGCCACCCCACCCGACACAAAAGGCGGCAAGCCGACGCTCAGACGCGCCATCATGGACAATGGCGCGCTCAGCGTCATGTTCGCTGTCGTCTTCATCAATCTCGTCGGGTTTGGCCTGCTGGTGCCCCTGATGCCCTTTTTCGCTCAGACGTTGAATGCCGGGCCGTGGCAGGTGACGCTGATGTTTGCCGCCTATTCGCTGGGCCAGTTTTTTGCCGAACCCCTGTGGGGCAGCCTGTCGGACAAGTGGGGACGCAAGCCGGTTCTGCTGATCACCACCGCCTCCAACATCCTCTTTTATGTGCTGCTGGCCTTTGCGCCCAATGTGTGGTGGGCCATCGCGATCCGTTTCCTGAACGGCATAGGCTCCGGCAATGTGTCGTGCATCCAGTCCTATGTGTCAGACATGTCCGAACCGCATCAGCGGGCCGGCCGCATGAGCCTGATCGGCGCGGCCTTTTCGCTGGGATTCGTGATCGGCCCGGTCATGGGCGGGTTTCTGGCTCACGAAGAAGCCGGGGCCGCCGGATTCCGCCTGCCGCTGTTCCTCGCCGCAGGCCTTTCCGCCGTGGCGACGCTGGGCATTCTCTTCTATGTGCGCGAAAGCCGCGTGCGTACCCATGCGGCTCCGCAAAATTTCCGCGCCACCTTCGCCGAAGCCCGCCGCCATCCGATCATCAGCCGCCTGATCCTCTCGACCTTGTTCTACATGGCCGCACTGGCCGGGCTTGAGGCCACCTTCGGCCTGTGGGCTAAGGCGCGCTACGACTGGGGCCCGCGCGAAGTCAGCCTGGTCTTCCTGTTTATCGGCGTCACCGCCGCCCTGATGCAGATGGTCTTTACCCGCCCGCTGGTGCGCCGCTATGGCGAAGCGCGCATTCTGGTGCTGGGCCTGACGGTGTTCGGCATGGGCTTCTTCCTTCAGGGGATCAATCAGGTCCCGTGGCTGGTTACGCCGCTGGTCATGCTGGCCGCTCTGGGGCAGGCGGTCATCTTCGCCTCTATCTCGGCCATCATCTCAAAATCGACGGCCACCGACCGTCAGGGGGCCATGCTGGGCCTCAATCAATCGACGGGGGCGATTGCGCGCATTGCCGGGCCGGTGGTGGCAGGCTTCCTGTTCAGTCAGATGGGGGCCGATGGCCCGCTGTGGTTCTGCGCTCTCATGTGCTTTACCGCCGCCCTGCTGGCCCTGCGTGTGTCGCAGGTCGAACGCCGGTTGAATGCCGGATAA
- a CDS encoding Y-family DNA polymerase, translating into MQATQTRQWDDGSGLKWLYLDMNSFFASCEQQARPHMRGQPVIVVPVKSDYTCAIAASQEAKKLGIKTGTSVAVARQLCPNLHVVEARPDDYVRIHHRILEEVDHVIPVEKVCSIDEVACRLMGPETVEAAARALGHRIQRRILSNIGECLTASIGLAPSRMLAKTAADMQKPLGMTVLRRDQLPGALLDIDIGDFPGIGPAMKARLHKAGISDPRQLWHLSASRMRQLWGGIGGDQFWYALHGIDPPEIETERGSISHSHVLAAELRPVDAARAVARRLTAKCGSRLRRMGYKCGGLHLSIRGTQEGRAQAERLFMATADSFRMLAAADALWDVCVRTLNQTRIKKVSVTCLRLIPADTAPDLFGYSPAAAEDPRHMRLLEAMDALNQRFGKDRISIGPKPKLHEFVGAKIAFNRVPETPEFWE; encoded by the coding sequence ATGCAGGCGACGCAGACCAGACAGTGGGACGACGGGAGTGGGCTGAAATGGCTCTATCTCGACATGAACAGCTTCTTTGCCAGTTGCGAACAGCAGGCGCGGCCGCACATGCGCGGGCAGCCGGTAATCGTGGTGCCGGTGAAAAGCGATTATACCTGCGCCATCGCCGCCAGTCAGGAAGCCAAAAAGCTGGGGATCAAGACGGGGACTTCGGTCGCCGTGGCGCGGCAGCTCTGTCCCAACCTGCACGTCGTCGAAGCGCGTCCGGATGACTATGTACGGATTCATCATCGCATCCTTGAGGAGGTCGATCACGTCATCCCGGTCGAAAAGGTCTGTTCGATTGATGAGGTGGCCTGCCGCCTGATGGGGCCGGAGACGGTGGAGGCGGCGGCGCGCGCTTTGGGCCATCGTATCCAGAGACGCATCCTGTCCAATATCGGCGAGTGTCTGACGGCCTCGATCGGGCTGGCCCCCTCGCGGATGCTGGCCAAGACGGCGGCGGACATGCAAAAGCCGCTGGGGATGACGGTGCTGCGCCGCGATCAGTTGCCGGGGGCCTTGCTCGACATCGACATCGGCGATTTTCCCGGCATAGGTCCGGCGATGAAGGCGCGGCTGCATAAGGCCGGCATCAGCGATCCGCGTCAGCTCTGGCACCTCAGCGCCAGCCGGATGCGCCAGTTATGGGGCGGTATCGGCGGGGATCAGTTCTGGTACGCCCTGCACGGCATCGACCCGCCGGAGATCGAAACCGAGCGCGGCAGCATCAGCCATTCGCACGTTCTGGCGGCTGAGTTGCGCCCGGTGGACGCTGCGCGCGCCGTGGCCCGGCGACTGACGGCCAAGTGCGGGTCGCGGCTGCGGCGCATGGGCTATAAGTGCGGCGGCCTGCACCTGTCTATCCGCGGCACACAGGAGGGGCGGGCGCAGGCCGAGCGCCTGTTTATGGCCACGGCCGACAGTTTCCGTATGCTGGCGGCGGCGGATGCGTTGTGGGACGTCTGCGTGCGCACTCTCAACCAGACGCGCATCAAGAAGGTGTCGGTCACCTGTCTGCGCCTCATTCCCGCCGATACGGCTCCCGACCTGTTCGGCTACAGCCCGGCGGCGGCGGAAGACCCGCGTCATATGCGCCTGCTGGAGGCGATGGACGCCCTCAATCAGCGCTTCGGCAAGGATCGCATCAGCATCGGGCCAAAGCCCAAACTGCATGAGTTTGTAGGTGCCAAGATCGCCTTTAACCGGGTGCCTGAAACGCCAGAGTTCTGGGAGTGA
- a CDS encoding SDR family NAD(P)-dependent oxidoreductase has product MTRVLVFGYGFIGAAFADLCRARGYRVSATARTAEKRKWLAGQGIDAVDPLSPQLSDFAAAADLILITPAPDDAGCPAFAALGAALRDVPRKWLGYLSTTGVYGDRGGGWAFEDQALTPLSTEGRRRVQAETQWQSLSGQHDVAVFRLPGLYGVGRSVIERLRDGTARRIHKPGQVFSRLYDTDCADALMRSAERRRAGAVYNLCDDEPAPADAVLVWAAQTFGFAVPPEIPFDAPDLSPGMRRFYAENKRVSNALAKAELGWRPQFPTYREGLREVERLIGQS; this is encoded by the coding sequence ATGACGCGCGTTCTGGTGTTCGGCTACGGCTTTATCGGCGCGGCCTTTGCCGATCTGTGCCGGGCGCGCGGCTACCGCGTGTCGGCTACGGCCCGTACGGCGGAAAAGCGAAAGTGGCTGGCCGGGCAGGGGATCGACGCCGTGGACCCACTGAGCCCGCAACTGAGCGATTTCGCGGCAGCCGCTGACCTTATCCTGATCACGCCCGCGCCGGATGACGCGGGCTGTCCGGCCTTTGCGGCGCTGGGGGCGGCCCTGCGGGATGTGCCGCGCAAATGGCTGGGCTATCTTTCGACCACCGGGGTCTATGGCGATCGGGGCGGCGGCTGGGCCTTTGAGGATCAGGCCCTCACGCCCCTGTCCACCGAAGGCCGCCGCCGCGTGCAGGCCGAAACCCAGTGGCAGTCCTTAAGCGGGCAGCACGATGTGGCGGTGTTTCGTCTGCCCGGCCTGTATGGCGTAGGACGCAGCGTCATCGAACGTCTGCGTGATGGGACGGCGCGACGCATCCACAAGCCGGGTCAGGTCTTTTCGCGCCTTTATGATACCGACTGCGCCGACGCCCTGATGCGTAGCGCCGAGCGTCGGCGCGCCGGGGCGGTCTATAATCTGTGCGACGATGAACCAGCCCCGGCAGATGCGGTGCTGGTGTGGGCGGCCCAGACCTTTGGTTTCGCGGTGCCACCCGAAATCCCGTTTGACGCACCGGATCTGAGCCCCGGCATGCGGCGCTTTTACGCCGAAAACAAGCGCGTTTCCAATGCCCTGGCCAAGGCCGAACTGGGCTGGCGACCGCAATTTCCGACCTATCGCGAAGGTCTCCGCGAAGTCGAGCGCTTAATAGGCCAGAGCTAG
- a CDS encoding gamma-glutamyltransferase family protein has protein sequence MHRRSFFAALPALAASPALALDPLHGGDRITGAKFAGRSTVWGTQGAAATAHPLASLIGIDILRQGGSAIDAAIAINAALGFLEPIACGIGGDAYVMLWDPAQKTVVGFNGSGRSPKGMSLDYVRSKAKNGHIPSWGSVSVSVPGAVDTWGQMHARYGKLKFADVLAPAIALCERGVPVAQTIAFYLNASYRRFTNPDTGIEEVQNFLKVYAPNGRTPREGEIFRNPDLGRTYRSIAENGARSFYEGQIADTIDAYFRRIGGHLRKSDLMAHHGEDTTPLKTTYRGVEVLGLGANTQGLSTLQMMNILETFDLKGMGFQTTASLHTQIEAKRLAFEDRAKFFGDPAFSKIPVEALLSKAYAKEQAAKIRPDAILPRIVPYEAPARGDTTYFTVSDKNGMMVSWIQSNYRGMGSGLIPDGLGFMLQDRGELFSLRDGSPNVYAPGKRPFHTIIPGFACKDGQPWLSFGVMGGDMQPQGQAQILVNLIDYGLGLQEAGDAPRWHHEGSSEPTGEAAQGTGTLNLESGVPPETRAGLEKLGWSIKPSPGNYGGYQAIVTQADPLGRAYGAATEMRKDGLALAY, from the coding sequence ATGCACCGCCGATCCTTCTTTGCCGCCCTGCCCGCCCTCGCCGCCAGCCCGGCTCTGGCGCTGGACCCGCTGCACGGCGGCGACCGCATCACCGGCGCCAAATTCGCCGGGCGTTCGACCGTCTGGGGCACGCAAGGGGCCGCCGCCACGGCACACCCGCTGGCCAGCCTGATTGGCATAGATATCCTGCGCCAGGGCGGCTCAGCCATCGACGCCGCCATCGCCATCAATGCGGCGCTCGGCTTCCTTGAGCCCATTGCCTGCGGCATCGGTGGGGATGCCTACGTGATGCTGTGGGACCCGGCGCAGAAGACGGTGGTGGGCTTTAACGGGTCGGGCCGCTCGCCCAAGGGCATGAGCCTCGACTATGTCCGCTCAAAAGCGAAGAACGGCCACATCCCGTCGTGGGGCAGCGTCTCGGTCTCCGTGCCCGGCGCGGTGGACACCTGGGGGCAGATGCACGCCCGCTATGGCAAGCTGAAATTCGCCGATGTGCTGGCGCCGGCCATCGCCCTGTGTGAACGCGGTGTGCCGGTGGCCCAGACCATCGCCTTTTATCTCAACGCCAGCTACCGGCGCTTTACCAACCCCGACACGGGCATTGAGGAGGTGCAGAACTTCCTGAAAGTTTACGCACCGAACGGGCGCACCCCGCGCGAAGGCGAAATCTTCCGCAATCCGGACCTTGGCCGCACCTATCGCTCTATTGCCGAAAACGGCGCGCGCAGCTTCTATGAGGGGCAGATCGCCGACACCATCGACGCCTATTTCCGCCGCATCGGCGGGCACCTGCGCAAATCAGACCTGATGGCGCATCACGGTGAAGACACGACACCGCTGAAAACCACCTATCGCGGCGTCGAGGTGCTGGGGCTGGGGGCCAATACGCAAGGCCTGTCCACGCTTCAGATGATGAACATTCTGGAGACGTTTGATCTGAAAGGCATGGGGTTTCAGACCACCGCCTCGCTGCACACCCAGATCGAGGCCAAGCGTCTGGCCTTTGAGGACCGGGCCAAATTCTTTGGCGATCCCGCCTTCTCGAAAATCCCGGTCGAGGCCCTGTTGTCAAAAGCCTATGCGAAGGAACAGGCGGCGAAAATCCGTCCCGATGCCATCCTGCCGCGCATCGTCCCGTATGAGGCCCCGGCGCGCGGCGATACCACCTACTTCACCGTCTCGGACAAAAACGGCATGATGGTGAGCTGGATTCAGTCAAACTATCGCGGCATGGGGTCAGGCCTGATTCCTGACGGTCTGGGCTTTATGCTTCAGGACCGCGGCGAACTGTTCTCGCTGCGCGACGGCTCGCCCAATGTCTATGCGCCGGGCAAACGACCGTTCCACACCATCATCCCCGGCTTTGCCTGCAAGGACGGTCAGCCGTGGCTCAGCTTCGGCGTCATGGGGGGCGATATGCAGCCGCAGGGTCAGGCGCAGATTCTCGTCAACCTGATCGATTACGGTCTGGGTTTACAGGAGGCGGGCGACGCGCCGCGCTGGCACCACGAGGGGTCTTCGGAACCCACGGGCGAAGCGGCGCAAGGCACCGGGACGCTCAATCTGGAAAGCGGCGTGCCGCCGGAAACTCGTGCTGGTTTGGAAAAGCTTGGCTGGTCGATCAAGCCGTCGCCCGGCAATTATGGCGGTTATCAGGCCATCGTGACGCAGGCCGATCCTTTGGGCCGTGCCTACGGGGCGGCGACCGAAATGCGTAAGGATGGTCTAGCTCTGGCCTATTAA
- a CDS encoding alpha/beta hydrolase produces the protein MSTEPNQDSTQFLNQTIAYRHVRGVGPTVLWLGGFKSDMTGSKAEALAQTARAEGWDFLRFDYAAHGESAGRWEEARIGQWRQNVRDVVDHLTAGPLLVIGSSMGGWMASLLMRDRPERVKAAVLIAPAPDFATELMLPSLSPEDRRALEVSGFFHLRGYDYDVPMSQAFFDEARAHKVLDQPLVFDGPVRILHGLEDEVVPWPHGLRLAKHISSKDVTLELIKGGDHRLSSPADLRRLIDTVRALRPLAKP, from the coding sequence ATGAGCACCGAGCCAAATCAAGACAGCACGCAGTTTCTCAACCAGACGATCGCTTACCGCCACGTCAGAGGCGTTGGGCCAACGGTCCTGTGGCTGGGCGGCTTCAAGTCGGACATGACCGGTTCAAAAGCCGAAGCGCTGGCGCAGACAGCCCGAGCTGAAGGCTGGGATTTTCTGCGCTTTGACTATGCGGCGCATGGCGAAAGCGCCGGTCGCTGGGAAGAGGCCCGCATCGGTCAGTGGCGACAGAATGTGCGGGATGTCGTCGATCACCTGACCGCCGGGCCTCTGCTGGTTATCGGCTCCAGTATGGGCGGCTGGATGGCGTCGCTTTTGATGCGTGACCGGCCTGAACGGGTGAAGGCCGCCGTCCTGATCGCTCCCGCCCCCGATTTTGCCACAGAACTGATGCTGCCGTCGCTATCGCCCGAAGACCGGCGCGCGCTGGAGGTCTCAGGCTTTTTCCACCTGCGCGGTTACGATTACGATGTGCCCATGTCGCAGGCCTTTTTCGATGAGGCACGCGCCCACAAGGTGCTGGATCAGCCGCTCGTCTTCGACGGCCCGGTGCGTATCCTGCACGGCCTTGAGGACGAGGTCGTACCGTGGCCGCACGGCCTGAGGCTGGCGAAGCACATATCGTCAAAAGACGTGACGCTGGAACTGATCAAGGGCGGTGATCACCGCCTGTCCAGCCCGGCCGATCTGCGGCGGCTGATCGATACGGTGCGTGCCCTGCGCCCCCTTGCCAAACCGTAA
- a CDS encoding glycosyltransferase family 4 protein has translation MQVVPELDTGGVEQTVVDVARAVIEAGGRAIVVSKGGRLEAYLKQIGAVVVLLPVHSKNPYVQFKNYYALRALIRKEKPDIVHVRSRAPALSALPAAKAEGVKTVTTYHGIYKAGSALKRWYNGRMTTADVVIANSDYTRDHVLREYDLNPAKVVAVPRGVDLKKFDPGAVDEARKDKLAQAWGVDRSDGRTRFLLAGRLTRWKGQTLVIEALWAKRDELVDTANVEVIMAGDDQGRTEYRRELENLISLYALEDTVKLVGHCSDMPAAYSLCDFALAPSLEPEAFGRTAVEPQAMGRPVLAAKHGATAETVEDAVSGWLVTSGDVTAWADAMRVAALTSAPARAVMGAAGRARVHERFSLETMCAATLDIYRSLLT, from the coding sequence ATCCAGGTCGTGCCAGAGCTGGATACCGGCGGCGTGGAACAGACCGTAGTGGATGTGGCGCGCGCGGTGATCGAGGCCGGGGGCCGCGCCATAGTGGTCTCGAAGGGTGGACGGCTTGAGGCCTATCTGAAGCAGATCGGCGCGGTGGTCGTGCTGCTGCCTGTGCATTCCAAAAACCCCTATGTGCAGTTCAAGAACTACTACGCGCTGCGGGCGCTGATCCGCAAAGAGAAGCCGGACATCGTGCACGTGCGTTCGCGCGCCCCGGCCCTGTCGGCCCTGCCCGCCGCGAAGGCCGAGGGGGTAAAGACCGTCACCACCTATCACGGCATCTATAAGGCCGGGTCGGCGCTCAAGCGCTGGTACAACGGGCGTATGACCACGGCGGACGTGGTAATCGCCAATTCTGATTATACTCGCGACCACGTGCTGCGCGAATACGACCTAAACCCGGCAAAGGTGGTCGCCGTGCCGCGCGGCGTGGACCTCAAAAAGTTTGATCCGGGGGCGGTGGATGAGGCGCGCAAGGATAAGCTGGCGCAAGCCTGGGGTGTTGACCGCAGCGATGGACGCACGCGCTTTCTGCTGGCCGGACGCCTGACGCGGTGGAAGGGGCAGACGCTCGTCATTGAGGCGCTTTGGGCCAAAAGGGATGAATTGGTCGATACGGCTAATGTCGAAGTCATTATGGCGGGAGACGATCAAGGACGTACTGAATATCGGCGAGAATTGGAAAATCTGATATCCCTTTATGCGCTTGAAGATACAGTAAAACTGGTCGGGCACTGTTCCGACATGCCCGCCGCCTACAGCCTGTGCGATTTCGCTCTGGCCCCGTCGCTGGAACCGGAGGCCTTCGGGCGCACGGCGGTCGAGCCGCAGGCCATGGGCCGTCCGGTGCTGGCGGCTAAGCATGGCGCCACAGCGGAAACGGTCGAAGACGCGGTGAGCGGCTGGCTGGTGACGTCCGGCGATGTCACGGCCTGGGCTGACGCCATGCGGGTGGCGGCCCTGACCTCCGCCCCGGCGCGCGCCGTCATGGGGGCTGCCGGTCGGGCGCGGGTGCATGAGCGTTTCAGCCTGGAAACCATGTGCGCGGCAACCCTTGATATCTACCGCTCTCTGCTTACATGA
- the infC gene encoding translation initiation factor IF-3, with translation MQAPPAKDGPRINQDIKVPRVLLIDQNGEKQGIMPTSAALEAAEEAGLDLVEVSPTADPPVCKILDYGKYRFQEQKKKAEARKKQKVVEIKEIKLRPNIDKHDYEVKAKAMTRFFEEGDKVKVTLRFRGREMAHPELGMKLLNQVKADFEATTKVEYEPKMEGRQMIMILAPK, from the coding sequence ATGCAAGCTCCGCCCGCGAAAGACGGCCCCCGTATCAATCAGGACATCAAGGTTCCGCGCGTCCTTTTGATCGACCAGAACGGTGAGAAACAGGGCATCATGCCAACTTCCGCCGCGCTCGAAGCCGCCGAGGAAGCTGGTCTTGATCTGGTCGAAGTCTCCCCGACCGCCGATCCCCCCGTCTGCAAAATTCTCGATTACGGCAAGTACCGCTTCCAGGAGCAGAAGAAGAAGGCCGAAGCCCGCAAGAAGCAGAAGGTCGTCGAAATCAAGGAAATCAAGCTTCGCCCCAATATCGACAAGCACGATTATGAGGTGAAGGCCAAGGCCATGACGCGCTTCTTCGAAGAAGGCGATAAGGTTAAGGTGACGCTGCGCTTCCGTGGCCGCGAAATGGCCCACCCGGAACTGGGCATGAAGCTGCTCAATCAGGTCAAGGCCGATTTCGAGGCGACCACCAAGGTGGAATATGAGCCCAAGATGGAAGGCCGCCAGATGATTATGATTCTGGCCCCGAAATAG
- a CDS encoding cupin domain-containing protein has product MSLILFDRNALPEPEAGAPAPERIVSGDPRFLTWNLDTSEDEKTYAGFWQATPGAWRVVYDEWEYCEILEGVSILHEDGKAPLRLEAGTRFVIPPGFTGVWEVVETTLKTYVIRL; this is encoded by the coding sequence ATGTCCTTAATTCTGTTCGATCGCAACGCCCTGCCTGAGCCCGAAGCGGGCGCGCCAGCTCCGGAGCGTATCGTATCGGGTGATCCGCGCTTTCTGACGTGGAACCTCGACACCTCTGAGGATGAAAAGACATATGCCGGTTTCTGGCAGGCGACGCCGGGCGCGTGGCGCGTCGTCTATGACGAATGGGAATATTGTGAAATCCTCGAAGGCGTCTCGATCCTGCACGAGGACGGCAAGGCCCCGCTACGGCTGGAGGCCGGGACACGCTTCGTCATCCCGCCGGGCTTCACCGGCGTGTGGGAGGTGGTCGAGACCACGTTGAAGACCTATGTCATCCGGCTTTAG